Proteins from one Streptomyces cynarae genomic window:
- a CDS encoding thiol-disulfide oxidoreductase DCC family protein gives MKAVTTGAADRGVLKAPVHGLTVLYDAECTLCTHLRNWLARQSQLVPLELVPAGSAEARARFPGLDHSASLDEVTVVGDSGQIYQGSRAWIVVLWALREHRPLAHKLSTPAGAKLARGAVLAAAKWRGAQRGAGHWNRGGAVYRQADGWTYHPQRGWAYEPPPCSGGACATG, from the coding sequence GTGAAGGCCGTGACCACCGGGGCGGCGGACCGGGGCGTCCTGAAGGCTCCGGTCCACGGCTTGACCGTCCTGTACGACGCCGAGTGCACCCTGTGCACCCATCTGCGGAACTGGCTGGCGCGGCAGTCGCAGCTGGTGCCGCTGGAGCTGGTACCGGCGGGCTCGGCCGAGGCCCGGGCACGGTTTCCCGGACTCGACCACTCCGCCAGCCTCGACGAGGTCACCGTGGTCGGCGACTCCGGGCAGATCTACCAGGGCTCGCGCGCCTGGATCGTCGTGCTGTGGGCACTGCGGGAACACCGCCCGCTCGCCCACAAGCTGAGCACTCCGGCCGGCGCGAAGCTGGCCCGGGGCGCTGTACTTGCGGCGGCTAAGTGGCGGGGCGCGCAGCGCGGGGCCGGCCACTGGAACCGGGGCGGAGCCGTCTACCGCCAGGCGGACGGCTGGACTTACCACCCGCAGAGGGGCTGGGCCTACGAGCCGCCCCCCTGCTCCGGCGGAGCCTGCGCCACCGGTTAG
- a CDS encoding DUF6879 family protein: protein MTLRFIGTTSDDGDCPTLYEIDGTDEILVQGDRETDPEHLAQLRDVKPSETFVRVPRSLLTRYAPRSQAPELQPFSSISHLFREFRHTAWRLETRRSYASDRSSPKWQRWLNGEDVARDPDNAWRENVRTQTAQGKRFERVRLVDEPATQGQEFLLASAPGNLAAGEDIRNLTRAEAERLGLPDLDFWLFDSKVLARFAFDEDDTTLGVYVTEDPAEVLAACQARDAAWHHAVRTEEFAARVRSTV, encoded by the coding sequence ATGACGCTCAGGTTCATCGGCACCACCAGCGACGACGGCGACTGCCCCACCCTGTACGAGATCGACGGAACGGACGAGATCCTCGTGCAGGGCGACCGGGAGACCGACCCTGAGCACCTCGCCCAGCTGCGGGACGTCAAGCCGTCCGAGACGTTTGTCCGTGTCCCCCGCAGCCTTTTGACCCGCTACGCCCCCAGGAGCCAAGCGCCCGAGCTGCAGCCGTTCTCCTCGATCTCCCACCTCTTCCGCGAGTTCCGGCACACCGCCTGGCGGCTGGAAACCCGCCGCAGCTACGCCTCCGACCGCAGCAGCCCCAAGTGGCAGCGCTGGCTGAACGGGGAGGACGTCGCCCGCGACCCGGACAACGCCTGGCGGGAGAACGTCCGCACCCAGACCGCCCAGGGCAAGCGGTTCGAGCGCGTCCGCCTGGTCGACGAACCCGCCACCCAGGGGCAGGAGTTCCTCCTCGCCAGCGCGCCCGGCAACTTGGCCGCAGGCGAGGACATTCGCAACCTCACCCGGGCCGAGGCCGAGCGGCTCGGGCTGCCGGACTTAGACTTCTGGCTGTTCGACTCCAAGGTCCTCGCCCGGTTCGCGTTTGACGAGGACGACACCACCCTCGGCGTGTACGTCACCGAGGACCCCGCCGAGGTCCTCGCCGCCTGCCAGGCCCGGGACGCTGCCTGGCATCACGCCGTCCGCACCGAAGAGTTCGCCGCGCGGGTACGTTCCACGGTGTGA
- a CDS encoding DUF6188 family protein: MALDCRISQGAGVSTEESPVEHENRWVLNLRGMSVTRISVDFRLVLALDSAWEVALEAPVNLSHGTTHANPSVLLNPESQDVEAALALFGAKVLSAVAEKSGTLRLVFDSGHHLTCSSDPSFEAWQVTGPRGWRFASLPGGDLAVWSGSGTSEF; the protein is encoded by the coding sequence ATGGCTCTCGACTGTCGAATCAGCCAAGGTGCAGGAGTGAGCACTGAAGAGAGTCCCGTTGAACACGAGAACCGGTGGGTCCTGAACCTTCGCGGCATGAGCGTCACCAGGATCAGCGTGGACTTCCGGCTCGTGCTGGCCCTCGACTCTGCCTGGGAAGTCGCATTGGAAGCACCCGTCAACCTCTCGCACGGGACAACCCATGCCAACCCGTCCGTGCTCCTGAACCCGGAATCGCAGGACGTCGAAGCGGCCCTCGCACTCTTCGGGGCGAAGGTCCTGTCGGCGGTCGCGGAAAAGTCCGGCACCCTGCGTCTGGTTTTCGACAGCGGCCACCACCTGACCTGCTCGTCCGATCCGTCCTTCGAAGCGTGGCAGGTCACGGGTCCAAGAGGATGGCGCTTCGCATCACTGCCTGGAGGCGACCTCGCCGTCTGGTCCGGCTCAGGAACGAGCGAGTTCTAG
- a CDS encoding PIN domain-containing protein, translated as MLITPRPGADRRNIRHALQEVHREAENLRRPFGSAIEYLLAYLEWATEAAGVLRPQISDKDIDHLVFTRRYQALLASCGTLAGTHQRDFVNGLVDLEISERVQAFEEAEAALEAQIGRWNGLEWFVVADSSFYIHNPAPLADTNLHEVLRLPLGEHIRLLFPMAVIDELDNLKEASKHRARWRASHTLGLLDKALGGSTFGILHRQELISQEGAVRGEVNLEIVLDPHGHVRLPIADDEIIDRAVAIQSLAARKVRLLTCDTGQHTRGRAAGLEVTKVPAKDPGPEPDWETQDKPGNGTRAKRRERQAAREAQSDDASLA; from the coding sequence ATGCTCATCACACCTCGCCCGGGAGCCGATCGCAGAAACATCCGCCACGCCCTCCAGGAGGTTCACCGCGAAGCCGAGAACCTCCGCAGGCCGTTCGGAAGCGCCATCGAGTACCTTCTGGCATATCTGGAATGGGCCACCGAAGCCGCAGGCGTTCTGCGCCCACAGATCAGCGACAAGGACATCGACCACCTGGTATTCACCCGCCGCTACCAGGCACTCCTTGCCAGCTGCGGAACGCTCGCCGGGACGCATCAACGAGACTTCGTCAACGGCCTGGTGGACCTGGAGATCTCAGAGCGCGTCCAGGCCTTCGAGGAAGCCGAAGCGGCTCTTGAGGCGCAGATAGGTCGCTGGAACGGTCTGGAGTGGTTCGTGGTTGCCGACTCCAGCTTCTACATCCACAACCCAGCCCCACTCGCCGACACCAACCTGCACGAGGTCCTCAGGCTGCCGTTGGGCGAACACATCCGTCTGCTCTTCCCGATGGCCGTCATCGACGAACTGGACAACCTCAAGGAGGCCAGCAAACACCGGGCCCGCTGGCGCGCGTCCCACACGCTCGGCCTCCTGGACAAAGCCCTCGGCGGCTCCACCTTCGGGATCCTCCACCGGCAGGAGCTCATCTCACAGGAAGGCGCGGTCCGTGGCGAGGTGAACCTGGAGATCGTCCTGGACCCGCACGGCCACGTGCGCCTGCCCATCGCTGATGACGAGATCATCGATCGGGCGGTTGCCATCCAGTCGCTCGCCGCCCGTAAGGTGCGGCTGTTGACGTGCGACACCGGACAACACACTCGAGGCCGAGCAGCCGGCCTGGAAGTGACGAAGGTTCCCGCGAAGGATCCCGGGCCTGAACCGGACTGGGAGACACAGGACAAGCCCGGCAACGGCACCCGCGCAAAGCGGCGCGAGCGGCAGGCCGCCCGCGAGGCCCAGTCGGATGACGCGTCGCTGGCATGA
- the pyrF gene encoding orotidine-5'-phosphate decarboxylase: MESTSRIIVALDFDSRRAAEEVVDRLGDECRFYKVGLELLAAAGPDLIKRLVAEGNEVFLDLKLFEIPNSVAGAVRVAGTLGASMVTVHGMGGTDIMAAAVAAARDFPRLRVLALTVVTSMTGSDLADLGINATTEEQVLYLARLANRAGCHGVIASPQEAAQLREVLGSSPLIVTPGVTLPGESPSEHARPGTPRAAMAAGASHIVVGRTVTRAEEPSSRGPARARRLGAVTGNTRRVRWSGRCRREHSVGWLR, encoded by the coding sequence GTGGAATCAACCAGCCGGATCATCGTTGCTTTGGATTTCGACAGCCGTCGAGCGGCTGAGGAGGTCGTCGACCGTCTGGGTGATGAGTGCCGTTTCTACAAGGTCGGGCTGGAGCTGCTCGCGGCGGCGGGGCCCGATCTCATCAAGCGCCTCGTCGCCGAGGGCAATGAGGTGTTCCTGGACCTGAAGCTCTTCGAGATACCGAACTCCGTTGCCGGCGCCGTCCGTGTAGCAGGGACGCTGGGCGCGTCGATGGTGACGGTGCATGGCATGGGCGGCACCGACATTATGGCTGCCGCCGTCGCCGCGGCCCGTGACTTTCCTCGCCTGCGTGTCCTGGCCCTGACCGTCGTCACCAGCATGACCGGCTCCGACCTCGCTGACCTCGGGATCAACGCCACGACCGAGGAGCAGGTCCTGTACCTGGCCCGGCTGGCGAACCGCGCTGGATGCCATGGCGTGATCGCATCGCCGCAGGAAGCCGCACAGCTGCGGGAGGTACTGGGGTCCAGCCCCCTGATCGTCACGCCGGGAGTGACACTGCCCGGTGAATCCCCATCCGAACACGCCCGACCCGGAACACCGCGTGCTGCCATGGCCGCCGGTGCGTCACACATCGTCGTGGGCCGGACAGTCACCCGAGCCGAAGAACCCAGTAGCCGCGGTCCGGCTCGTGCGCGCAGACTTGGGGCTGTGACCGGAAACACCCGCCGGGTTCGGTGGTCAGGCCGCTGCCGGCGGGAGCACTCCGTCGGCTGGCTTCGTTGA
- a CDS encoding helix-turn-helix domain-containing protein, translating into MSTDYQTARQALGARLRELRVEAGLEGKDVAAKLGWQPSKVSRLQNGKQTATREDLTGWAQAIGRPDVEAELHGLLAGLEMKQRHRSWRRQLAGGHRGRQEIAVRQTEATKNIRGLEVSRIPGLFQTPEYARVIFDINAEFRGIPPTTEAAVEARMRRQEALYDPEKTFRFLVCEAALYHRSCPADVMAEQLDRLYNLVGQRRIELGILPFGAQLRRTAPHAFWIYDRRLVIVETISEELWLTGDEDIRLYERAWDWLAESAEYGTPARRLIGRARASLDLA; encoded by the coding sequence GTGAGCACCGACTACCAGACCGCCAGACAGGCCCTCGGCGCGCGGCTGCGTGAACTGCGCGTCGAGGCCGGTCTGGAAGGCAAGGACGTCGCCGCCAAGCTCGGCTGGCAGCCCTCGAAGGTCTCCCGGCTGCAGAACGGCAAGCAGACCGCGACCCGCGAGGACCTCACCGGCTGGGCGCAGGCGATCGGCCGCCCGGACGTCGAGGCCGAACTGCACGGGCTGCTCGCCGGCCTAGAGATGAAGCAGCGGCACCGGTCCTGGCGCCGTCAGCTTGCTGGTGGACACCGCGGCCGTCAGGAGATCGCAGTACGCCAGACCGAAGCCACCAAGAACATCCGGGGCCTCGAGGTGTCCCGCATCCCCGGACTGTTCCAGACCCCGGAGTACGCCCGGGTCATCTTCGACATCAACGCGGAGTTCCGCGGGATCCCGCCGACCACCGAGGCCGCCGTCGAGGCCCGCATGCGACGCCAAGAGGCCCTGTACGACCCGGAGAAGACGTTCCGGTTCCTCGTGTGCGAGGCGGCCCTGTACCACCGCTCATGCCCTGCGGACGTGATGGCCGAGCAACTCGACCGCCTGTACAACCTCGTCGGGCAGCGCCGCATCGAGCTAGGCATCCTGCCCTTCGGCGCACAGCTGCGGCGCACCGCCCCACACGCCTTCTGGATCTACGACCGCCGGTTGGTCATCGTCGAGACGATCAGCGAAGAACTCTGGCTGACCGGCGACGAGGACATCCGGCTGTATGAGCGGGCGTGGGACTGGCTCGCCGAGTCCGCCGAGTACGGGACGCCAGCACGGCGTCTGATCGGCCGCGCGAGGGCATCTCTGGACCTCGCCTGA
- a CDS encoding 5-carboxymethyl-2-hydroxymuconate Delta-isomerase: MTSEPLVVEFDDPIEARVRLPGLGGEIQGALVAVEVRPSGDCWIRVRAQMWKRWRTQLTVGAPSVEGIGPEMTDIWAPCESVLVESGREPEVAEIVRRAEAAA, encoded by the coding sequence ATGACAAGCGAACCTCTGGTCGTCGAGTTCGACGACCCCATCGAAGCTAGAGTGCGCCTCCCCGGTCTCGGCGGCGAAATCCAAGGCGCACTCGTCGCTGTGGAAGTTCGCCCCAGCGGCGACTGCTGGATCCGGGTGAGAGCCCAGATGTGGAAACGCTGGCGCACCCAGCTCACGGTCGGAGCACCATCCGTCGAAGGTATCGGACCAGAGATGACCGACATCTGGGCGCCTTGCGAATCCGTGCTCGTCGAATCCGGACGGGAGCCGGAAGTGGCGGAAATCGTTCGCAGAGCAGAGGCGGCGGCATGA
- a CDS encoding ParA family protein yields MSSPATSSDREKVVSKLPGWLRQNLKIRAAQHGIEIQAAVEQGIRDWCSLASATATIDTAGADSFSTFLPPGQWEEFRQITADRRVSLIQGLAQSIQLWLDANPAPDVQHPEITRRIIVCNQKGGVGKTAITAGLGEALAEDSNNLHPVRVAKALAKALRDSETHADEAEPEDNPLDIENLPGPGLHVLLVDFDPQCHLTNQLGATPLPMNGDSLTNHMAGDPKGDLRDLIVSIDDDTFEGRLHLLPACNDAFLLDVRLSAVRAREAALERALAPLEADYDVIIVDCPPSLGLSMDAAAYYGRRRDGEKPGQSGALIVVQAEDSSADAYELLTTQIDDLRGDLQVDIDYLGIVVNLYDSRRGYIATSSLQGWVDIKDPRVVGLIGDLKEQKEAVRVKKPLLSYAPKSQQAIGMRALAREVL; encoded by the coding sequence ATGAGTTCGCCAGCCACCTCCAGCGACCGCGAGAAGGTCGTCTCCAAGCTGCCGGGATGGCTCCGGCAGAACCTCAAAATCAGAGCCGCCCAGCACGGCATCGAAATCCAGGCCGCCGTCGAACAGGGCATCAGAGACTGGTGCAGCCTGGCCTCCGCCACAGCAACCATCGACACCGCCGGCGCCGACTCCTTCTCCACCTTCCTGCCGCCCGGCCAGTGGGAGGAGTTCCGGCAGATCACCGCCGACCGACGCGTCTCCCTCATCCAGGGCCTTGCCCAGTCCATCCAGCTGTGGCTCGACGCCAACCCTGCCCCAGACGTTCAACACCCCGAGATCACCCGACGCATCATCGTCTGCAACCAGAAGGGCGGCGTCGGCAAAACCGCCATCACCGCCGGCCTCGGCGAAGCACTCGCCGAAGACTCCAACAACCTGCACCCCGTACGCGTTGCCAAAGCCCTCGCCAAGGCGCTACGGGACAGCGAGACCCACGCCGACGAAGCAGAGCCGGAAGACAACCCACTCGATATCGAGAACCTGCCCGGCCCAGGTCTGCACGTGCTGCTCGTCGACTTCGACCCGCAGTGCCACCTCACCAACCAACTCGGCGCCACTCCCCTGCCGATGAACGGCGACAGCCTCACCAACCACATGGCGGGCGACCCCAAAGGCGACCTCCGCGACCTCATCGTCTCCATCGACGACGACACCTTCGAAGGCCGCCTCCACCTCCTGCCCGCCTGCAACGACGCCTTCCTGCTCGACGTACGCCTCTCCGCAGTACGAGCCCGAGAAGCCGCACTTGAGAGAGCACTCGCGCCACTCGAAGCTGATTACGACGTAATCATCGTCGACTGCCCGCCCAGCCTCGGACTCAGCATGGACGCCGCCGCCTACTACGGCCGACGCCGCGACGGTGAAAAGCCCGGACAGTCCGGCGCCCTGATCGTCGTCCAGGCCGAAGACAGCTCCGCAGACGCCTACGAACTGCTCACCACGCAGATCGACGACCTGCGCGGCGACCTCCAGGTCGACATCGACTACCTCGGCATCGTCGTCAACCTCTACGACTCCCGCCGCGGCTACATCGCAACCTCCTCCCTCCAGGGATGGGTCGACATAAAGGACCCACGGGTCGTCGGGCTCATCGGAGACCTCAAGGAACAGAAGGAAGCCGTCCGCGTGAAGAAGCCCCTGCTGTCCTACGCGCCCAAATCACAGCAGGCGATCGGCATGCGCGCACTCGCCCGGGAGGTGCTGTGA
- a CDS encoding VOC family protein, with protein sequence MAVRRVMPIIQSEAAQESREFYGLLGFEEVMNLGWITTLASPSSPTAQVSLMTSDKTAPVTPDMSVEVDDVEAAYAVMRDIGAEIVHPLQDEEWGVRRFFVRDPNGRVVNVLSHR encoded by the coding sequence ATGGCCGTTCGCCGTGTCATGCCCATCATCCAGTCAGAGGCTGCGCAAGAGAGCCGGGAGTTCTATGGCCTGTTGGGCTTTGAGGAAGTCATGAACCTCGGCTGGATCACGACGCTTGCCTCGCCGTCTAGTCCGACGGCGCAGGTCAGCCTTATGACCAGCGACAAAACAGCCCCAGTCACCCCCGATATGAGCGTCGAAGTCGACGACGTGGAGGCGGCTTACGCGGTCATGCGGGACATCGGCGCGGAGATCGTTCACCCCCTGCAGGACGAGGAGTGGGGAGTACGGCGGTTCTTCGTTCGTGACCCCAACGGCCGCGTGGTCAACGTTCTAAGCCACCGCTGA
- a CDS encoding TetR/AcrR family transcriptional regulator, with the protein MPAKNDGPEAADSPSKKSEQTRALILETAMRLFQERGYDKTTMRAIAKEAGVSVGNAYYYFEGKEHLIQGFYDRIAAEHQQAVREVLDREKDFEARLAGVLTAWLDIARPYHEFAVQFFKNAADPDSPLSPFSPESEHARERAITVHREVLGGSKARVTPELRDVLPELMWLSQMGLVLYWIFDRTEGRERSYRLARRGARLTARGVSLARFRVLRPLVLEVHELFTDFLPGMTKVLPDPGRKRAE; encoded by the coding sequence GTGCCCGCGAAGAACGACGGCCCCGAAGCGGCCGACTCCCCCAGCAAGAAGTCCGAGCAGACCCGCGCGCTGATCCTGGAGACCGCGATGCGGTTGTTCCAGGAGCGCGGGTACGACAAGACCACCATGCGGGCCATCGCCAAGGAGGCCGGGGTCTCCGTGGGCAACGCCTACTACTACTTCGAGGGCAAGGAACACCTGATCCAGGGCTTCTACGACCGGATCGCCGCCGAGCACCAGCAGGCGGTCCGGGAGGTCCTGGACCGGGAGAAAGACTTCGAGGCGCGGCTCGCGGGCGTGCTGACCGCATGGCTGGACATCGCGCGGCCGTACCACGAGTTCGCCGTGCAGTTCTTCAAGAACGCCGCCGACCCCGACAGCCCGCTCAGCCCCTTCTCCCCGGAGAGCGAGCACGCCCGCGAGCGAGCGATCACCGTGCACCGCGAGGTGCTGGGCGGCTCCAAGGCCAGGGTGACACCGGAACTCCGGGATGTCCTGCCGGAGTTGATGTGGCTCTCCCAAATGGGCCTGGTCCTGTACTGGATCTTCGACCGCACGGAGGGCCGCGAGCGCAGCTACCGGCTGGCCCGGCGCGGGGCGCGGCTGACCGCGCGGGGCGTGTCCCTGGCCCGCTTCCGCGTGCTGCGCCCTCTGGTCCTGGAGGTCCACGAGCTGTTCACGGACTTCCTGCCGGGGATGACGAAGGTGCTGCCGGATCCGGGGCGCAAGCGGGCCGAGTGA
- a CDS encoding dihydrofolate reductase family protein, producing the protein MDQLLRVMNFNVSSDGVGAGEQQSLERPFGLDHPERLFAWAGATASWPMRTAPGGSRGLDDYFTRDFARNIGAEIMGRNKFGPQRGPWQDHEWRGWWGQEPPFRTPVFVMTHHERPSFTLSDTTFHFVGDDPATVLERAREAAQGKDVRLGGGVTTIRQFLDADLVDTMHVAVSPVKLGSGLRLWKSPEELLDRFHLEVVPSASGVTHHLFWRK; encoded by the coding sequence GTGGATCAACTGCTGAGAGTGATGAACTTCAACGTCTCGAGTGACGGGGTCGGTGCCGGTGAGCAGCAGAGTCTCGAGAGGCCGTTCGGCCTCGACCATCCCGAGAGGCTGTTCGCCTGGGCCGGAGCCACGGCGAGTTGGCCCATGCGCACGGCTCCCGGGGGGAGCCGGGGCCTGGACGACTACTTCACGCGAGATTTCGCACGCAACATCGGTGCCGAGATCATGGGCCGCAACAAATTCGGGCCCCAGCGCGGGCCCTGGCAGGACCATGAGTGGCGCGGCTGGTGGGGCCAGGAGCCCCCGTTCCGCACGCCGGTGTTCGTCATGACTCATCACGAGCGTCCGTCGTTCACGCTCTCCGACACCACGTTCCACTTCGTCGGCGACGACCCGGCCACGGTCCTCGAACGGGCGCGGGAAGCGGCGCAGGGCAAGGACGTCCGACTCGGCGGCGGTGTCACCACTATCCGGCAGTTCCTTGATGCCGACCTCGTCGACACCATGCATGTGGCGGTCTCGCCGGTAAAGCTCGGGTCCGGACTACGCCTTTGGAAGTCCCCTGAGGAGCTGCTCGACCGGTTCCACCTGGAGGTCGTGCCCAGCGCGAGCGGCGTGACGCACCACCTGTTCTGGCGAAAGTGA
- a CDS encoding NucA/NucB deoxyribonuclease domain-containing protein, whose amino-acid sequence MREVNGTPTIAGTIDYDVKHQMTLLANSANWSETFTVSKARVTREGNDVHVNIAATSGGGTKATVHFSQGHILDSGPANGSIDYTTAAIPKGTVNPKAKTHYTYTFTKPGIISGSVSYDSAVYRCDNYYGSTRASRSGCAIPEAPTAVSMVGIPYINDGIRKLRANGGHYGDPNGGQPLHWMINPTQEDKNRKAVCSVPVPPDMQSAGRTSCDEYPFASTYEGGTHLPANQREITWVNVQENRSQGGTITAWRNKMHVMDGDPFYVTV is encoded by the coding sequence ATGAGGGAAGTCAACGGCACACCCACCATCGCGGGCACCATCGACTACGACGTCAAGCACCAAATGACCCTGCTGGCGAACTCCGCGAACTGGTCGGAGACGTTCACCGTCTCCAAGGCACGAGTCACCCGCGAAGGCAACGACGTCCACGTCAACATCGCCGCCACCTCCGGCGGCGGCACCAAGGCCACCGTCCACTTCTCGCAGGGTCACATCCTCGACAGCGGCCCTGCCAACGGCAGCATTGACTACACGACCGCCGCTATTCCCAAGGGGACCGTCAACCCCAAGGCGAAGACGCACTACACGTACACCTTCACCAAACCGGGCATCATCTCCGGCAGTGTCTCGTACGACTCAGCCGTCTACCGGTGCGACAACTACTACGGCAGCACCCGCGCCAGCCGGTCCGGATGCGCCATTCCAGAAGCTCCCACCGCAGTGAGCATGGTCGGCATCCCCTACATCAACGACGGGATCCGCAAGTTGCGCGCCAACGGCGGCCACTACGGGGATCCCAACGGCGGCCAACCCCTGCACTGGATGATCAACCCGACGCAGGAGGACAAGAACCGCAAGGCCGTCTGCTCCGTGCCTGTCCCGCCGGACATGCAGAGCGCCGGCCGTACCTCCTGCGACGAATACCCGTTCGCCTCAACCTATGAAGGCGGCACCCACCTGCCCGCGAACCAGCGGGAGATCACCTGGGTCAACGTCCAGGAGAATCGCAGCCAGGGCGGCACCATCACCGCCTGGCGCAACAAGATGCACGTCATGGACGGCGACCCGTTCTACGTGACCGTCTGA
- a CDS encoding IS701 family transposase has product MDAHEVNRGRARLALFVADVFASVPRKDQRAKSDCYLRGLMMDGRRKSIQAMASRLPDGNEQNLQQFVNQSTWDPVPVRRRIAQRLVPQIGPDAWAVDDVSFPKDGRMSVAVAPQYCGALGKQANCQVAVSVHAVSDTASCPLNWRLFLPREWADDTVRRRRTGIPEDVGHREKWRLALDALDELAGWGLVPPVVVADAGYGQNADFRAGLAEREIRYVVGIRGDITVQPHDAVPAARDWSGTGRRPVPRYRQPSVTVAELAAAAGRDAFSEVTWREGSRGLMTSRFLAMLVRPAGVRSRRLAKAAAVAEHGRWDGVLPQVRLLAEWPDGEDEPTRFWLSDLPDDTPIADLVRLAKIRWRIEHDYRELKHGLGLDHFEGRSWNGWHHHATLVTAAHAFLTEQRLAPKAGKPDSPSTRSSTPSRTC; this is encoded by the coding sequence GTGGATGCACATGAAGTCAATCGTGGTCGGGCGAGGTTGGCGTTATTCGTGGCGGACGTGTTCGCCTCGGTGCCACGCAAGGACCAGCGGGCCAAGAGCGACTGCTATCTGCGGGGACTGATGATGGACGGCCGCCGCAAGTCCATCCAGGCCATGGCCTCGCGGCTGCCGGACGGCAACGAGCAGAACCTGCAGCAGTTCGTGAACCAGTCCACGTGGGATCCGGTGCCGGTTCGGCGGCGGATCGCCCAGCGGCTGGTGCCGCAGATCGGCCCGGACGCCTGGGCGGTCGACGATGTGTCGTTCCCCAAGGACGGAAGGATGTCGGTGGCGGTCGCTCCCCAGTACTGCGGTGCGCTGGGCAAGCAGGCCAACTGCCAGGTCGCGGTCAGCGTGCACGCGGTCTCCGACACGGCCTCCTGCCCGCTGAACTGGCGGCTGTTCCTGCCCCGGGAGTGGGCGGATGACACGGTCCGGCGCCGGCGGACCGGCATCCCTGAGGATGTCGGGCACCGGGAGAAGTGGCGGCTGGCGCTGGACGCCCTGGATGAACTGGCCGGGTGGGGACTGGTGCCGCCGGTCGTGGTGGCGGATGCCGGCTACGGCCAGAACGCCGACTTCCGTGCCGGCCTGGCCGAGCGGGAGATCCGTTACGTGGTCGGCATCCGCGGCGATATCACCGTCCAGCCGCACGACGCAGTTCCCGCCGCCCGCGACTGGTCCGGCACCGGCCGCCGGCCGGTTCCCCGCTACCGACAGCCATCAGTGACGGTGGCGGAACTGGCGGCGGCCGCCGGACGGGACGCCTTCAGCGAAGTGACCTGGCGGGAAGGCTCCCGCGGCCTCATGACCTCGCGCTTCCTCGCGATGCTTGTCCGGCCGGCCGGGGTGCGCTCGCGTCGGCTGGCCAAGGCAGCCGCGGTGGCCGAGCACGGCCGGTGGGACGGCGTCCTGCCCCAAGTGCGACTGCTGGCCGAGTGGCCCGACGGCGAGGACGAACCAACCCGGTTCTGGCTGTCCGACCTGCCCGACGACACCCCGATCGCCGACCTGGTCCGCCTGGCGAAGATCCGCTGGCGCATCGAGCACGACTACCGCGAACTCAAGCACGGCCTTGGCCTGGACCACTTCGAAGGCCGCTCCTGGAACGGCTGGCACCATCACGCCACCCTGGTCACCGCCGCCCACGCCTTCCTCACCGAGCAGCGGCTGGCCCCAAAAGCCGGCAAACCGGACTCACCCTCTACCAGATCCTCGACGCCCTCCAGGACCTGCTGA